In the Acropora muricata isolate sample 2 chromosome 10, ASM3666990v1, whole genome shotgun sequence genome, one interval contains:
- the LOC136931914 gene encoding small ribosomal subunit protein uS2m-like, which yields MAAAGSVRDLRLISGFRGNSIISSLIRPMKTMKPSCSKSTTKLTVPNHDQSADLPVHKEAIDQTDNDGVDIYTSDNILRHPDFFEVHKLFTLKDLFNAKVHLGHHEGCWNPLMKPYLFGTREHQHIIDLNQTVKHLRLALNVLSHITYRAGIILFVSTHPQFEELTQYTARECGEYFVTRRWRGGTLTNPLMLTGMTRVPDLILFLHLPSLGRNTLAVKEAAQANVPSIGIVDSDCNPNLIMYPIPGNDDSPSAVELYCNLFKKAILNAKEVRQLRRSADIPEEKIVSEDLENANLDELL from the exons ATGGCGGCCGCGGGAAGTGTTCGAGACCTTCGGCTTATTTCAGGTTTTAGAG GAAACTCTATCATCTCGTCGCTTATAAGGCctatgaaaacaatgaaacctTCTTGCTCGAAGTCGACTACAAAGTTAACAGTGCCTAATCATGATCAGTCGGCGGATCTCCCTGTCCACAAAGAAGCAATTGACCAAACAGACAATG ATGGTGTTGATATTTACACAAGTGATAACATCCTGAGGCATCCAGATTTCTTTGAAGttcataaattattcacattgaAGGACCTGTTCAATGCAAAAGTACACCTTGGTCATCATGAGGGATGTTGGAATCCCTTGATGAAGCCTTATCTCTTTGGAACAAGAGAGCATCAGCACATCATTGATCTCAATCAAACAGTCAAGCATTTAAGG CTGGCCTTGAATGTACTAAGCCACATCACCTACAGAGCAGGAATTATTCTCTTTGTTTCTACACACCCACAGTTTGAAGAGTTGACCCAATACACTGCAAGAGAATGTGGTGAATATTTTGTAACTCGAAGGTGGCGTGGAGGAACGTTAACGAATCCTTTGATGTTGACTGGGATGACAAGAGTTCCAGATTTGATTTTATTCTTGCACTTGCCATCATTGGGAAGAAATACCCTCGCAGTTAAAGAAGCAGCCCAAGCAAATGTTCCAAGCATTGGCATAGTGGACAGTGATTGTAATCCTAATCTTATCATGTACCCTATACCAGGAAATGATGATTCTCCTTCTGCAGTTGAACTATACTGTAACTTATTCAAGAAGGCAATTTTGAATGCAAAGGAAGTGAGACAGTTGAGGAGGTCAGCAGACATTCCAGAAGAAAAAATAGTTAGTGAAGATTTAGAAAATGCCAATTTGGATGAACTGTTGTAG